The proteins below come from a single candidate division KSB1 bacterium genomic window:
- a CDS encoding cold shock domain-containing protein translates to METGKVKWFNNSKGYGFIARENGEDVFVHYKAIVGEGYKSLQEGDEVQFEVEKGPKGWQATKVTKLSS, encoded by the coding sequence ATGGAGACGGGAAAAGTGAAGTGGTTCAACAACTCCAAGGGGTACGGCTTTATCGCACGCGAAAATGGCGAGGATGTTTTTGTCCACTACAAGGCCATCGTCGGCGAGGGTTACAAATCATTGCAAGAGGGCGATGAGGTGCAATTCGAAGTCGAAAAAGGCCCCAAAGGTTGGCAAGCCACGAAAGTGACGAAGTTGTCATCGTAA